The Oncorhynchus clarkii lewisi isolate Uvic-CL-2024 chromosome 20, UVic_Ocla_1.0, whole genome shotgun sequence nucleotide sequence AATGTCAATGATCGTTGTAGTCTACTttgattataataataataatttattgggtgcttatatttgtcctattaaTCAAACATGACATTTTTATCATATGACATTTTTATCATAACCATTCATTAACACAGGCACTGCAGGAGCGGACTGGGACAAGAATTCAGCCCTGGCATTTTATCCACACCAGCCCACATCACTGCACACACCGCCAGCTCACCATTTTGTTTGCCTCCCAGTCTCAGCATCTTTTCTGCTGTCACTCTGTGCTTCttcttgttctctgtctgtctgcttattAACCCTTATTCGTTCTACACCTACCCTAAGTGTTAATTACTATTACAGGGCTCCTAACCTCATCCCCAGGCTATTGCACACTGAGCATATACAGTAAGTCTGGGATATCAATGATTCAAAGTAGGCCTTAGTGGGAGTGAATTCTATGGGAGTGACCTACAGACTAATGTATTTGTCATCATTTCATTTTAGTGAATCACATGACTGCATGTGATTCACTAACATCACAACATTTCCCCTTGGTGTCACTGGGTaaattcaatcaattgaatttaccacaggtgtactccaatcaagttgtggaaacatctcaaggatgatcaatggaaacaggatgcacctgagctcaatttcgagtctcataggaaaatggtctgaatacttttatgtaaataaggtatttctgttttttatttttaatacatttgcaaaactttctaaaaacctttGATTCACTttttcattgtggggtattgtgtgtagattaatgagggataaaataatgtaatacattttagaatcaggctgtaatttaacaaaatgtggaaaaagggaagaggtctgaatactttcccgaatgcactgtatatattgttttaAATGTGTGTACATTTCAACCAGCCCACCCAACTAAAAAATGGTGCAGCCCATCTGGCATATGCCAGAATTGCCAAATGGCCAATCCAACCCTGCCCCACTGCCCTTACAGGTTGACCGTAGATAAGCCTACAGTTACTAACATTCATTCCTGATTgcaacaaaacacaaaaacatTTCTAACAGCAACACTCACAGAGCTCTGGATCATGGCATGTCTCCTGGCCTCCATCGATGGTGTTGATGTCAGTTTCATGATGCATGTTGACAGGGTCAtagaaggagctggcccagatgAGGAGGTCCAAGTCTGGATGACTCTCCTGCGAGTTGAAAGAGTAGGTGGATTCTGGGATAGATGAGGTGTCATCCTCATGATCCTCATCCTCCAGCACTGAAAAGAGAGGTTTGATTATTATGGGTTAAAAATACATGCAGTTTTGCAAATTAGCCTACAATTCATAGAGATAACTTTCACACTTTTGCATGGAATATCATTTCATGTGTGGTCATTATATAGGCTACAAAGGTGCTCAAATAGTGGAGGGCGTCAGTAAGTTGTCATAAaactaattcaaatcaaatgttatttgtcacatgcgcagaatacaacggtatagactttaccatgaaatgcttgcttatggcccttcccaacgatgctgagtttaaaatatatatatatatagatatatagatatagatatatatatctatatatatatatatatatatctatatatatctatatctatatctatatatctatatatatctatatatctatatatatatagatatatctatatatatagatatatatctatagatatatatctatagatatatatctatagatatagatatatatctatatctatagatatatatctatatctatagatatatatctatagatatatatctatatatatagatatatctatatctatagatatatatctatagatatatatctatatatatagatatatctatatatatatagatatatctatatatatatatatatatatatatatagatagatatatatctagatatatctatatatatatatatatatagatatagatatagatagatatatatctagatatatatatatatatagatatatctatatatatatatatctatatatatctatatctctatatatatctatatatatatagatagatatagatagatatatatctagatatatatatatatatagatatatctatatatatatatatatctatatatatctatatctctatatatatctatatctatatatatctctatatatatctatctatatctatctatatctatatatctatatatctatatatatatctatatctatatatctatatatatatcataaAAAGAAAGATAGTAAGACAATAAATAAaagttattatattatattcctgGGGTTAGTAGTATAAAGAAAAAATTAACCCAATAATTCCAATAATTTACAGTGTTGCATTACACTAATATGTGACAAGGTTGGTAGCAACATATGAATATCGTTGTGGagatctgttgcagctcaagtcgactacaacacccacaatgcaatgctctctcttTGGGCTGCCTACCTGCATAGTACCTACTAGCAAGCGTAACTACatacacaataataccaaagtcaatatGTGAAAAAGTCGGCATGTGAAGTTGCTAGTTAGCTGTAAAATCGGCTACAAATTGTACTTCACTAACAATTTAGGAGTCTACAATATccccatgttcaacctgcagatctgTGCGTCAGAGAGGAGTATGATATTCGCAATGGCACCATGAAATGCACCCTGGACTGAAGGAGCAGACAAACTGGAGAAACGTTAGACCCTCTGTTAAATTACAAATTTCTCGAGGTAGCAATATCGCAAAAATGGCTCATTCGAGAGAAGTCAGCCTCCCGCATTATGACATcggccagtattgaaatctgacatgtatgaaATACGTTTTTGCGATCTAAAAGTCgtattcctattaacttccagtgtagtgagagtGGTTTTATCGCAATGCTACGTCATACAGGACGAATGTCTGCATACTTGAACGACAATAGCATACATACATGAACACATGAAATGACACAGGGAATTGATAGAACATCGCTCAGAGATccacattcaaaatgggtgaatcttTACTTTCAGTACCTGTACCGTTAAGTTGGAGGAAGGCCCGTTTTGCTCTAACTATAAGCACACTTGTCAAGTTTCCAAGCATGTGAAGAAGCCCTGTATCGCATAGGGAAAGAACTCCTAAAAGATAGTTGGATTTTGTCCAGTGGTGGCTGCGACTGAACCAGTCCCAAGTGTCAACCATCTCTATCCCAAGAAGTTTGGTGTCAAGCGCTCGGTCCTGGCTCCAAGTGGTCATATCTTCTGAAACACTTGACTTCTGTCGTGACCTAGTATAGGTGAAATCTTTCCCAAATGTCACTTGCAGTACTCTTTGGATGGTTTCGAGAATCTCGACACTTTGGCACCGCACGAGAATGCCAGTAAGGAATCTCATTTTGGACGAGTCCCCTGCGCGCGACATCCACTGGGTCGAATCGTGGAGCTTGGAAGTGAAGATGCAAGATTGGCAATTTCCACAGATGTTGAAATCCGCATCTTCCTTCTTGCAACAAAGCCTGTCTATTGTGTCGACTCTATATCCACACTGTTCTTTTGATCCAAAGCGTTTCATTGCGTTGGTTTATTAAGCGTAGTTTAATTCAAAATCTTTAAAAAAGGTATGTTTCCGACTGGCTGCACTGCAACCTGGTTGGAACTTCTTATCGCTGTTGCTTGGTTGTTGCCATGCGACTAGCCCAAGGGTTGCTTGTCAACTTTTTTTGGGTTGCCTGGAAACCCGAGGTTGAATTGTATTGAATTCTAAAAACAGAAATTAGCGTTTGAATCAGGAAAGTTTCCTGTCACAACctttacaagccagaatgttaaatacatttatattttaaCGTACACTACCAGTTGTCTGTGCGGTAGGAATGTGAGACAATATAGAAAAGTATAATCGCatcaacctttcaaagcactgctTTCAGATTTCGATCATTAAATTATGATCAGAACCATGTAAACTGCACAAGCTCGCCAAGTATGCATGTGTCTTGTGCATGTACTATTATTTGTATATTGTGCTCATTCTTCGGGTGATGGAAATTGACATAattatactttcctgtggatatattgTCTCATATTCCTACCACCAAATTGACCAACCGCATGGACAACCGGTAAAGTACGttcaaatgtaattttattcAAAATTCTGGCTTGGAGGGGGTCATGAGAGGAAACTTTCCAGATTCAAAATGCAATTTCTGCCCGATGTAGAGTTCAATGCAATTCAGCGTCTGTTTTCCAGGCAAGCCCAAGGGTCGAAAGATTTGTTTTTTATGTAGACAGTTTTTCTGACGATGACTAACCAAGTAAACTCGCTGTTGTTACTTTGCCAAGTATGCATGTGTCTTGTGCATGTACTATTATTTGTATATTGTGCTCATTCTTCGGGTGATGGAAATTGACATAATTATATGAAGATCTCCTTCATCGTGTAAATTAAAAAAAGTCATTTCTGTGTCAAGATAGCAAAATCAGTGCGCcgcccgggaatcgaacccgggtcgaAAGAATGGGAATCTTCCATGATACCACTACACCAGCGGCGCTGCTGATAGCTAGTGTAGTTTGCGATTATATGAAGATCTCCTTCATCGTGTAAATTAATTTATAAGATTGTGTTATTGTAAAGAAAAAATAACGCGTATGACTAATACTCTGGTCATCAAAGCATAGTCAATCATTGCAAAAAGTCACATTTTAGAGGCAAGTCATCATTGTGGAAGATTTTCACTTCCGGGTCATGTAAAGGGAATTGCGATACAAGCTACCCATGAATGGTTGCGGTCCGCCATCAAAACAACTTGAAGAAGGAGAAGCTACTCATGAATTTTCTCCTCAAAAGTCAAATCCGTTTTCCAAAATTGACATACACTAGTATCTAAATGATAACGAAGATTATTAGTAATTACAGGTTTCAAGAAGATCAGGTTGTCCAGGTGTGTCAATATTATTttgaacattagctagctatcttgcaAGATAATGCTAATTCCacattgctagctagcatttttgtatgtagcttgctagccaacaaCATTGTGCATTTTGACATTTAGATGTTGTATTTTCTTTAGTCGCTAATGCACTGTTAAATTAAGTCGTGAAATTGGCATAATATCAGGACAAATGGCTTTTGCCATAGTTTATCACACAGGGTGAAGGTTTTGTCCTGATACATGGCTGTTGTGCTTGCTAACACTGTCATTGCTACCCTACTAACCGAATATGGAGTCTACAGTGATGTCTGAAGAAGTGATCGTCGTGGAGTGGGGAGATCCTGGTGTGTCAGAGGAGGGATGCCAAGTCCAAATCATTACAGACAACCCCTCTGCAGGTGTGGTACTCAGGCTGCAGTAGCCAAATTCAATCAGTTTCAGATAGTGATTGTCATGTACTTCTGTGTCAGGAACATTTCTCATATACTCCCTTTTCTCACTGGATCTGTGTTGTCACAGTGTTCTCTGACAGCCTGGTCCAGAATATATTGGTGAACACTGTGGTACAAGGCCAAGAGGAGGGTCATCAACTACTAGATGACAACGGTCATGACCTCTGTGAGTGAGAACGAATTCTGTGTACTCTGACTATCTTGAATTCCAAGGCCATCATTGATCTTTGCATGCATCTTTCAAATCATAGTTGCTTAGATCTACAGTTGGTAAGTGGAAGGCCATGTTATATCCAGTTTAGCTTACCACATGATTGTACCAGCTTACTTAGGCCTATCACTTTGTATTTCTATTTTTACAGATTGTGAGGAGTGTCATACCTCCAACAAAGACCAGTGTGATGTCCAAGGTGGTCTGTCCTTCATGCTGGACTCTCCCACTCCAATGGGTATACCCCAGAGGGCCCTCCTCACCCTACCCCATGGGCTGGTGGTAGGCAGGTCCAGTATCCCAGGGGCAGGCCTGGGGGTCCTAAACCAAGGGCCAGCTGTGGCCCCAGGAATGCACTTTGGCCCCTGTGAGGGGGAGGTGACTACCAGGGAAAGAGCAGTAGCAAGTGACTATTCCTGGGAGGTGAGTGAGTACTGATATACTGGGCAATTGTGATATGTAGGGATATTCAGATGGCTGATTTAGGACCTTTTTACTGACTAGTGTGTTTGTTTCCTATGATGTGTTTTATCTGTTTTGCTTTCTGTAGTGATATGTGTATATTTTTCTATTTGCAGGGCTCATCtataaaagagaccttggtctcagcttgactccctgtcaaaataaaggttaaataatgtaCAAAATACTGTACAATAGTTTGGGTTTCGGttacggcaccctattccctacttgaCCACAACCCTAGGACCCTGGGTGATATTTGGGTGCACCTATAGTGCTATTCCATGGAAATCTTAAGCATTGTCTCTATACTCTATTTATGACTGTTGTGCCGAGTCAGCTGAGATTATTTGTCATGTTTTTCTATAAAAAGCATAGCTTCTTTTTTTTCAGGTCTGGAACAGTAAGAGTGAATCTGAGTACATCGATGCTGCACGAGACACTCATTCCAACTGGATGAGGTAACTTGTAGGACGTACCCTCACTTATTctagagtctgtctgtctgtctaagtcACAttacgctctctctctgtctcaggtaTGTTAACTGTGCTCGTAATGAAGAGGAGGGTAATCTCATAGCACTCCAGTACAGGGGGATTGTTTTCTTCCACTGCTACCGCTCCATCCCCCCAGGAGATGAGTTCCTGTTTTGGCCTGGGGGCAGATTCATCGAAAGGTTTAGGGACCCCTCTGACCAAATCTGGCTCCGAAAGTGCACCCCTTCAGGTACTTATCGTTCCCAGTCTCCTTTTACGACCTTGCTCAGGCACTGGGCGTCTAGAAGGCTTATGTGAGGGTGTATAAGGAATAATAATAGGGAATATTACATTTCTGAAACTCAAAAAGGTTGAAAGAATGCcagtcactttagtaatgtttaGTAAGACCTAACTTTTgcgtcttctcttctctctgtttcagagTTTAGAACAGATTTGTCGTCTCAGGTTTTCCTCTGCTGTCAGTGCCAGCTTACTTTCACCACCAAGTCCTACCTTCAAAAACATACAGAGAAATCACACTCTATGGACCTATCACCTGCGTCTGAACTGAGTGAGCTTGACAATCACCTTTCTAACGGCAATGTAAAGCCAGACCCTATGTCGTCGTCCTCTGTAGGGGAGTTGGCCTACCGGTGCCCTCAGTGTCCTAAGAGCTTTAAGCAGAAGGGCCACGTCCAGAGACACATGCGAAATGTCCACTCCAAGGTGAAACCGTACTGCTGCATCCATTGTAGGAGGTGTTTCGCTCAGCTGTCTTGTCTGGCCAGGCACCAGATACGAGTTCATGGAAAGAAGAAGAAGCAGGGAATAGAAGAGTTTATGTCTGAAGAGGTCAGAGGGAAGAGTCAGCCATCCCCTGACAGGACCCAGGAAACAGAGTCCTCCACCTCCGATGCTCCTCCTACAGGGACCTCTGTCTTATTCCCGTGTCCTCACTGCCCATTCTCTTCTACTGTGGAGAGCAGCCTTTGTCAGCACATGAAGAGCCATGACCAAAGGGAAAAGGTCATCAAAATGCAGGCTTTTGAAGAGGTCAGAGGGGAGAGCACCCATAAACCTGAATCCCCAGAACTCCCCTCTGATGCTATACATACAGAGCCCCAGACAGATGAGCCGGCACAAAGAGGTGAGGAGGCCAACAGCTGCTCTCAGTGTGGGAAGCGCTTTAAACAGAAAGGCCACTTTCAAAGACACATGCGAGCTGTCCACTCCAACGTCAGACCCTACTGCTGCCCCCAGTGCAGGAAGTGTTTTGCTCAGGGGTATGACCTGGCGAGGCACCAGCTACGAGTTCACGGAACGAAGAAGAAGCGTCGAGTAGTAGAGGTCAGAGGGGAGAATCTGCCCCGGCCGCCCTCTGACAGCGCCTGGGAACCGGAGCCCCCCTCCACC carries:
- the LOC139376791 gene encoding histone-lysine N-methyltransferase PRDM9-like isoform X1, yielding MESTVMSEEVIVVEWGDPGVSEEGCQVQIITDNPSAVFSDSLVQNILVNTVVQGQEEGHQLLDDNGHDLYCEECHTSNKDQCDVQGGLSFMLDSPTPMGIPQRALLTLPHGLVVGRSSIPGAGLGVLNQGPAVAPGMHFGPCEGEVTTRERAVASDYSWEVWNSKSESEYIDAARDTHSNWMRYVNCARNEEEGNLIALQYRGIVFFHCYRSIPPGDEFLFWPGGRFIERFRDPSDQIWLRKCTPSEFRTDLSSQVFLCCQCQLTFTTKSYLQKHTEKSHSMDLSPASELSELDNHLSNGNVKPDPMSSSSVGELAYRCPQCPKSFKQKGHVQRHMRNVHSKVKPYCCIHCRRCFAQLSCLARHQIRVHGKKKKQGIEEFMSEEVRGKSQPSPDRTQETESSTSDAPPTGTSVLFPCPHCPFSSTVESSLCQHMKSHDQREKVIKMQAFEEVRGESTHKPESPELPSDAIHTEPQTDEPAQRGEEANSCSQCGKRFKQKGHFQRHMRAVHSNVRPYCCPQCRKCFAQGYDLARHQLRVHGTKKKRRVVEVRGENLPRPPSDSAWEPEPPSTNDSPTETQTGRAPSQRLRNLRVKSTRTSKAKTKTNAPKQRQISTKKRSHSDPDSDALDMEEMEGEAVGEEAQYSCTECQGTYDNPESLRSHQCIQVVVGPPPYSCSTCGVTFKRYTTLKKHKLNKHPKENLRYCCTRCGRFFSQAAGLQRHLEAEVCKDIQLSSEAVPCSYCQFSFTEERYLRKHVKRHHPEEYVSQASGLGSGLIPPEQKAVEGGEVHLCFQCGKSYKYVKCFKSHRCFQSVTAKRYLCNDCGKGFSCFYSLKQHQRIHTGEKPYRCSYCEKCFSHSGQLNVHVRIHTGEKPFLCTECGETFRQSGDLKRHERKHTGVKPCTCPECGKSFSRPQSLKAHQLLHNGEKLYKCDQCVKRFSRNYHLTRHHEKMHS
- the LOC139376791 gene encoding histone-lysine N-methyltransferase PRDM9-like isoform X2; its protein translation is MSEEVIVVEWGDPGVSEEGCQVQIITDNPSAVFSDSLVQNILVNTVVQGQEEGHQLLDDNGHDLYCEECHTSNKDQCDVQGGLSFMLDSPTPMGIPQRALLTLPHGLVVGRSSIPGAGLGVLNQGPAVAPGMHFGPCEGEVTTRERAVASDYSWEVWNSKSESEYIDAARDTHSNWMRYVNCARNEEEGNLIALQYRGIVFFHCYRSIPPGDEFLFWPGGRFIERFRDPSDQIWLRKCTPSEFRTDLSSQVFLCCQCQLTFTTKSYLQKHTEKSHSMDLSPASELSELDNHLSNGNVKPDPMSSSSVGELAYRCPQCPKSFKQKGHVQRHMRNVHSKVKPYCCIHCRRCFAQLSCLARHQIRVHGKKKKQGIEEFMSEEVRGKSQPSPDRTQETESSTSDAPPTGTSVLFPCPHCPFSSTVESSLCQHMKSHDQREKVIKMQAFEEVRGESTHKPESPELPSDAIHTEPQTDEPAQRGEEANSCSQCGKRFKQKGHFQRHMRAVHSNVRPYCCPQCRKCFAQGYDLARHQLRVHGTKKKRRVVEVRGENLPRPPSDSAWEPEPPSTNDSPTETQTGRAPSQRLRNLRVKSTRTSKAKTKTNAPKQRQISTKKRSHSDPDSDALDMEEMEGEAVGEEAQYSCTECQGTYDNPESLRSHQCIQVVVGPPPYSCSTCGVTFKRYTTLKKHKLNKHPKENLRYCCTRCGRFFSQAAGLQRHLEAEVCKDIQLSSEAVPCSYCQFSFTEERYLRKHVKRHHPEEYVSQASGLGSGLIPPEQKAVEGGEVHLCFQCGKSYKYVKCFKSHRCFQSVTAKRYLCNDCGKGFSCFYSLKQHQRIHTGEKPYRCSYCEKCFSHSGQLNVHVRIHTGEKPFLCTECGETFRQSGDLKRHERKHTGVKPCTCPECGKSFSRPQSLKAHQLLHNGEKLYKCDQCVKRFSRNYHLTRHHEKMHS